The following proteins come from a genomic window of Gossypium raimondii isolate GPD5lz chromosome 5, ASM2569854v1, whole genome shotgun sequence:
- the LOC105766220 gene encoding uncharacterized protein LOC105766220 isoform X4, with the protein MSSHIVLKIMHHLLDVQDIVNCICPRPLSRSVVTKGLLHSDFFVKHGALRLLLEALKLLDSFISSLNHFSCVRNQLKESWVSLKQAVQNEVRTLLPDTQVLLTLLSSLGSHGRTPKSSLKRKPGLEKFPANSSSKKLKGGVPKEDSDIIVGGISSVPDISMPEDHDMVADDHMTDELDTEKEFLNVISEIWGLCLNSSPFMELKDVEMYFYSKLVDTLKIYLRAVPTILEGSFDFFMNLLSNPSALPINLQCSLLSLLIEYIGWSPGNGKSNSIPLLMYRHLQTFINLLILSPNSEIKNQAYILARAAMLSTGAFDRNLCEIDAWFLFLPGYLRTKSPIEMQAVEVLQSLSGVVISFLGDAISTIGNNLFKHWDIVRQHISCLKGFKGAVISPNFSPLTICALDKCLRLLNSSSGTFSLSEKSMISLYVCNTLKYVLQIQVDAGLLSDLIQSVLSKGLGDQHSMVYDSGDFLCEWRPLKSLLYFSQNALHQQPQYFLSVDKTAIANDSSFANTLGEVKKIITNEHGGEVTGIVKAFYSAMLCATLEDLLMNFPLVMTISLKLGVAVPLLSSVIFSEQNFLVGISNLWPEVFFPGLELALMMIHQKGNDDAEGMPSNIDFDTIESAATAFGLLLKQVPFHILFSSLITIHALYLSEHSKIQDLLLAKRSEWTSDYLISCLRLVLFWLYHARSFYRNKQLTELEQLSDTCLILVKNMFSQLLALKPEFECSTGSEVHLSVETIREVAETILCHPEVMSSLTCPLSWNKEESQMATGLLGNALDNFLSLSRQRLPKLDRQVLDLLTATLDYYLTVSRRHYSVIDDGAKRTFRRAFSSLVQRLFLDIRDRFDLRIASGNFQPLLSSFCAVHALIESLSPFELLDLGHWMFSRIDVNELTVEKFHVKVALSVSFSIAVGAFEVLSTYLQQPLIKRVPYDFLWEVEEKTFDVNLLEDIYVKACKIACNFKLDFADSCLLRAVSAVYRQKTMHHGELHPSSIAMSRAIISTPVEMVSHCICRTSTVKAKLLHLVIEMSPLHLSIFGQLFLSMLNKNFLSNGILMEEVSIYALSDQDYMVLLPAALSLVNAAFVKFEKHFYQHFKSIPSFYSRILLNGFMHWKSFVSSDIFEEDYSKTLPSSAEELFNLVDGSVLRKSIHMLRYHFLLSGDSLKLKKRLELFNSIFACSVTPEELIECDATEMDFNSVNKSLNHINKVIAKISFCRMLLFPEDDKLLFMPEEADEGFKEASLISGSNKVDSSRKHFLNALVGAWQWMVKKLPLVHEYPTSIIASGGDCLCLYRCFEVFILRSILQLTSKMHSYLVQLQSIPFVEQLMRSTLLHRFEDSKTLRILRSILLLLSEGKFSRVLCLQMLLGHSQFGPMIHSISKSSLSETGTFFRPLSSILRLLVTPPIPSDMMDGKDDQETAEMCMKQLEILKILRILLQSGFDSGNDNGINLKELHLLLLSSYGATLGDIDLEIYSLMNVIESFHSSGSEYITEMDYLWGSAATKVKKEHLLEHGASTDTMTDTEAIQEGRKIKYRENLPVDPNVSAATVLHFPYDRTATEEHLSSNKFQTDNLMDMIELCSPGTGKILRYDPVFIMHFSIHSLSAGYIEPVEFTGLGLLAVAFVGMSSLDVGMRKLAYEVLARFKISLEGCQKKKDVIRLHLLLTYMQNGIEEPWQRIPSVIALFAAEASLILLDTLHEHYSTLNKLLMDSSRVNIKQIPLFHDFFHSSAVNYKAKRLWILRLAFAGLNLEDDAWLYIRSSIPETLMSFYVSPLSDVESKKLILQVLKRSVQLHEMAHYLVEHCSLFPWLSSILSTYSRVLLGDEKKLFLTELAVVIEIVSVVISSNDIAKWLQSCALEQLMELTSHLYKLLVGGMKLINECAAFINPTLQIIIATLKMSQNRQMYQPHFTLSHEVLFQIYLAVSEDDIGGSSANAKCALEAILLSGPPFDIFCMNRENIPSFLMWAASTALKSYSRKLFQCQESGLHVPIVSKEASHKESFTSKFLRWLTASIIHWKLSLNSNNSTAKLSDRSNLKTLQSLVEYVAEGDKEGNKSSFDLEEMLAAQIFYLQQSLGINCSALPSVVSALCLLLCDHSKFSGSDFMHDCRTSMLTLCSKIRCPPELNPAWRWSFEHPWEDQSSQLNDLERIDELHACQSLLLIISNVLRKKSSDFQALSLQDVDNSGAFKWERSILETE; encoded by the exons ATGAGTTCCCATATAGTGTTGAAGATCATGCATCACCTACTTG ACGTGCAGGACATTGTTAATTGCATATGTCCTCGTCCACTCAGCAGATCTGTAGTCACCAAGGGTTTGCTTCACTCTGATTTTTTTGTGAAGCATGGAGCCTTAAGGCTCCTTTTGGAGGCGCTGAAGTTGTTGGATTCCTTCATCAGTTCTTTGAACCACTTTTCTTGTGTGAGAAATCAGTTGAAGGAAAGTTGGGTATCGCTGAAGCAAGCTGTTCAGAATGAGGTCCGAACTTTGCTCCCTGATACACAGGTCTTGTTGACACTACTTTCTTCTCTGGGTAGTCATGGTAGAACTCCCAAGTCTTCTTTGAAGAGGAAGCCTGGTTTAGAAAAATTTCCAGCAAATAGCAGttcaaagaaattgaaaggtGGTGTTCCAAAGGAGGATTCAGACATTATTGTAGGTGGAATAAGTTCAGTTCCTGACATTTCCATGCCTGAAGATCATGACATGGTTGCAGATGATCATATGACAGATGAGTTGGACACAGAAAAGGAATTTTTGAATGTCATTTCAGAAATTTGGGGTTTATGCCTCAACTCCAGCCCTTTTATGGAATTAAAAGATGTGGAGATGTACTTCTACTCTAAGCTCGTTGACACTCTCAAGATATATCTC CGGGCTGTACCAACCATATTAGAGGGATCATTTGATTTCTTCATGAATCTTCTGAGCAATCCATCAGCATTACCCATAAATCTGCAGTGTTCTCTTCTTTCTTTGCTAATTGAATACATAGGATGGTCTCCAGGGAATGGAAAATCTAATAGTATCCCGTTACTGATGTACAGGCATCTGCAGACGTTCATTAACTTGCTAATACTCTCACCAAATAGTGAGATAAAGAATCAAGCATATATTCTGGCAAGAGCTGCTATGTTGAGTACTGGTGCCTTTGACAGAAACCTGTGTGAGATTGATGCATGGTTCTTATTTTTGCCAGGTTATCTTAGAACTAAATCACCTATTGAGATGCAAGCAGTAGAAGTGCTTCAGAGTCTGTCTGGAGTTGTTATCTCATTCTTGGGTGATGCAATTTCTACCATTGGGAATAATCTGTTCAAGCATTGGGATATTGTTAGGCAACATATATCCTGCTTAAAAGGCTTTAAAG GTGCAGTTATATCACCTAACTTTAGCCCTCTCACTATATGTGCCCTCGATAAGTGTCTAAGATTGCTCAATTCCTCATCTGGAACCTTTTCATTATCTGAGAAGTCTATGATATCCTTGTATGTATGCAATACATTGAAGTATGTCTTGCAGATACAG GTAGATGCGGGATTATTGTCTGATTTAATTCAATCAGTTTTATCCAAGGGACTTGGTGATCAGCATTCCATGGTTTACGATTCTGGGGATTTCTTATGTGAGTGGAGGCCATTGAAGAGCTTATTATATTTCTCTCAAAATGCATTGCATCAACAACCTCAGTACTTCCTTTCAGTTGACAAAACTGCGATCGCTAATGATAGTTCTTTTGCAAATACACTTGGCgaagtgaaaaaaattattacaaatgagCATGGTGGTGAAGTAACTGGAATAGTTAAAGCCTTTTATTCTGCAATGCTATGTGCAACACTGGAGGATCTATTAATGAATTTCCCTTTGGTAATGACTATTTCTCTGAAGCTTGGAGTAGCTGTCCCTCTATTGTCATCAGTAATATTTAGTGAGCAAAATTTTCTCGTTGGCATTTCTAATTTATGGCCTGAAGTGTTTTTTCCTGGTCTGGAATTGGCTTTGATGATGATCCATCAAAAAGGCAATGATGATGCTGAAGGAATGCCCTCTAACATTGATTTTGATACGATAGAATCAGCTGCCACAGCATTTGGTTTGCTTTTGAAGCAGGTtccatttcacattttattttcttcacttaTAACCATTCATGCCCTTTATTTATCTGAGCACTCCAAAATACAGGACTTGCTATTGGCTAAAAGGTCAGAATGGACTAGTGATTATCTCATTTCCTGTCTGCGCCTTGTATTATTTTGGCTTTATCATGCACGTTCTTTTTATAGAAACAAACAACTAACTGAACTGGAACAACTTTCTGATACATGTTTGATTCTTGTTAAGAACATGTTTTCGCAACTGTTGGCTTTAAAGCCTGAGTTTGAATGTTCAACGGGTAGTGAGGTTCATTTGTCAGTAGAAACAATAAGAGAAGTGGCAGAAACCATCTTATGTCATCCTGAAGTGATGTCATCTCTGACTTGCCCATTGAGCTGGAATAAGGAGGAGAGTCAAATGGCAACAGGACTCTTAGGGAATGCTTTGGATAATTTTCTGAGTTTATCTAGGCAAAGACTTCCTAAATTAGATCGTCAAGTCCTCGATCTGTTGACTGCAACATTGGACTACTACTTAACTGTTTCCAGAAGACATTATTCTGTCATTGATGATGGAGCAAAAAGGACATTTCGAAGGGCTTTCAGTTCCCTGGTACAAAGGCTCTTTCTAGACATCAGGGACAGGTTTGATTTGCGCATTGCTAGCGGAAATTTTCAGCCACTTCTATCGTCATTTTGTGCTGTTCATGCTTTGATTGAATCTTTATCCCCTTTTGAGCTTCTTGATTTGGGGCATTGGATGTTTAGCAGAATTGATGTGAATGAACTGACAGTTGAAAAATTTCATGTAAAGGTGGCTCTGTCTGTTAGTTTTTCAATTGCTGTTGGTGCTTTTGAAGTTCTGTCCACTTATTTGCAGCAGCCTCTAATAAAGAGAGTACCATATGATTTCTTATGGGAAGTGGAAGAGAAGACTTTTGATGTAAACCTTTTGGAGGATATTTATGTTAAAGCTTGTAAAATTGCCTGTAATTTCAAATTAGATTTTGCTGATTCGTGCTTACTAAGAGCTGTTAGTGCTGTGTATAGGCAAAAAACCATGCATCATGGTGAACTTCATCCATCAAGCATAGCAATGTCAAGGGCTATAATCAGCACTCCTGTAGAAATGGTTTCTCATTGTATTTGTAGGACCAGCACTGTAAAAGCTAAACTGTTGCATCTTGTTATTGAGATGAGTCCCCTGCATCTGTCAATCTTTGGGCAATTATTTTTAAGCatgttaaacaaaaattttctttccaaTGGTATTTTGATGGAAGAAGTCTCTATCTATGCCCTCTCAGATCAGGATTATATGGTGCTCCTTCCTGCTGCTTTGTCATTGGTAAATGCTGCTTTTGTGAAATTTGAGAAGCATTTTTATCAGCATTTTAAAAGTATACCATCTTTTTATTCGAGGATTCTGTTGAACGGTTTCATGCATTGGAAGAGCTTTGTGTCTAGTGATATATTTGAGGAGGATTACAGCAAGACCTTGCCATCTTCTGCTGAAGAACTATTTAATCTGGTTGATGGAAGTGTTCTCAGGAAATCAATTCACATGTTGAGATATCACTTTCTCTTAAGTGGAGATTCCTTGAAACTGAAAAAGCGATTGGAGCTCTTCAATTCCATTTTTGCATGTTCTGTTACACCTGAAGAACTGATTGAGTGTGATGCTACTGAAATGGATTTTAATTCAGTTAACAAGTCATTGAATCATATTAATAAAGTTATAGCCAAAATATCGTTCTGCAGGATGCTGTTGTTTCCAGAAGATGATAAACTTCTGTTCATGCCTGAAGAAGCAGATGAAGGCTTCAAGGAAGCCTCATTAATATCAGGGTCTAATAAAGTGGACTCATCAAGAAAGCATTTTCTAAATGCTTTAGTGGGTGCATGGCAATGGATGGTTAAGAAATTACCTTTAGTTCATGAGTATCCAACATCAATAATAGCAAGTGGTGGGGATTGCCTATGCTTGTACAGATGTTTCGAAGTTTTCATCTTGAGAAGTATTCTTCAACTGACCAGCAAAATGCATAGCTATCTAGTTCAGTTGCAATCTATTCCTTTTGTAGAACAATTAATGAGATCCACTCTCCTCCACAGATTTGAAGATTCCAAAACACTGAGAATTCTAAGAAGCATCCTCTTATTGCTGTCAGAGGGAAAATTTTCACGTGTTCTATGCCTTCAAATGTTGCTTGGTCACTCTCAGTTTGGCCCTATGATTCACTCTATCTCTAAATCATCTCTCTCGGAGACTGGTACATTTTTTAGGCCTTTGTCCAGTATTCTGAGGTTGCTTGTTACCCCTCCTATCCCTTCAGATATGATGGATGGCAAGGATGACCAGGAGACAGCTGAAATGTGTATGAAGCAGTTAGAAATTCTTAAGATACTGAGAATACTTCTCCAGTCTGGTTTTGATTCTGGAAATGATAATGGCATAAACCTTAAAGAATTGCATTTGTTGCTGTTGTCTTCTTATGGTGCTACACTTGGTGACATTGACTTGGAGATATACAGTCTGATGAATGTGATTGAGTCATTTCATTCATCTGGATCTGAATATATTACAGAAATGGATTACCTTTGGGGCAGTGCTgctacaaaagtaaaaaaagagcACCTGCTGGAGCATGGTGCTTCTACTGATACCATGACTGATACTGAAGCAATTCAAGAAGGTCGAAAAATTAAGTATAGGGAGAATCTTCCAGTTGACCCAAACGTATCTGCTGCAACAGTGTTGCATTTCCCTTATGATAGAACTGCCACTGAAGAGCATTTATCCTCGAACAAATTTCAAACTGATAATCTTATGGACATGATTGAG CTATGTTCTCCTGGTACAGGAAAAATTCTGCGGTATGATCCTGTTTTTATCATGCACTTTTCAATTCATAGCTTGTCAGCTGGCTATATTGAACCAGTGGAGTTCACTGGTTTAGGCTTGCTTGCTGTTGCATTTGTTGGTATGTCTTCTCTTGATgttgggatgagaaaattggCATATGAAGTTCTTGCAAGATTCAAGATTTCACTGGAG GGGTGTCAGAAGAAAAAAGATGTTATTCGACTTCACCTGTTGTTGACGTATATGCAAAATGGAATAGAAGAGCCATGGCAAAGAATCCCTTCTGTTATAGCCCTTTTTGCCGCAGAGGCCTCATTGATTTTGTTGGACACTTTGCATGAGCATTATTCAACCTTAAATAAGCTGTTGATGGACTCTTCTAGGGTGAATATAAAG CAAATACCCCTGTTCCATGATTTTTTCCATAGCAGTGCTGTTAACTACAAGGCAAAGCGGCTCTGGATACTTCGGCTAGCCTTTGCTGGGCTTAATTTAGAGGATGATGCTTGGTTATATATCAGGAGCTCTATTCCAGAGACTCTGATGAGCTTTTATGTTTCCCCTCTTTCAGATGTTGAGTCAAAGAAATTGATTCTTCAG GTTCTGAAAAGGTCTGTCCAGTTGCATGAAATGGCTCATTATCTGGTCGAACACTGCAGTTTGTTTCCATGGTTGTCATCTATTCTATCAACTTATAGCAGGGTGCTACTTGGAGATGAAAAGAAACTTTTCTTAACTGAGCTGGCTGTGGTTATAGAG atTGTCAGTGTGGTCATTTCATCGAACGATATCGCCAAATGGTTGCAAAGCTGTGCCCTTGAACAGCTGATGGAACTTACATCTCATCTATATAAACTTCTAGTTGGTGGCATGAAGTTGATAAATGAATGTGCTGCTTTCATCAATCCAACTTTACAGATTATCATAGCAACTTTAAAGATGTCCCAGAACAGGCAAATGTACCAGCCTCATTTTACCCTATCGCATGAGGTTTTATTTCAAATCTATCTTGCTGTTAGTGAGGATGACATTGGAGGATCTAGTGCAAATGCCAAGTGTGCACTCGAGGCTATACTTTTGAGCGGACCTCCTTTTGACATTTTCTGCATG AATCGAGAGAACATCCCAAGTTTTCTTATGTGGGCTGCTTCTACTGCCTTGAAGTCCTATTCTAGAAAATTATTTCAGTGCCAAGAATCTGGTCTCCATGTCCCAATAGTCTCAAAGGAGGCATCACACAAGGAGTCCTTCACATCAAAGTTTTTACGCTGGCTTACTGCTTCTATAATTCATTGGAAGCTTTCTTTGAATTCTAACAATTCGACTGCCAAGTTGTCAGACCGATCTAACTTGAAAACTCTTCAGTCTTTGGTGGAATATGTCGCAGAGGGGGATAAAGAAGGCAACAAAAGTAGCTTTGACTTGGAGGAGATGTTAGCAGCCCAAATCTTTTATCTTCAGCAGTCTCTTGGCATAAATTGTAGTGCTCTTCCATCAGTTGTCTCTGCACTTTGTCTCCTACTTTGTGATCATTCCAAGTTCTCAG GATCAGACTTCATGCATGACTGTAGGACTTCAATGTTGACCCTATGTTCGAAGATACGCTGTCCTCCTGAACTTAATCCTGCTTGGAGATG GTCATTTGAGCATCCATGGGAGGATCAGTCATCTCAACTTAATGATTTGGAGAGGATTGATGAGCTTCACGCCTGCCAATCGCTATTATTGATTATCTCAAATGTGCTTCGGAAGAAGTCTTCAGATTTTCAGGCTTTATCACTGCAAGATGTAGACAACTCTGGTGCATTTAAATGGGAAAGAAGCATTTTGGAGACTGAATGA